ATTTTGTGTTCAGTCAATATCTCACTAAAAGATTACAGCTGAAAGGATATGCCAAAAATATACTGAACCCTGCTTACCGCGAGGTATACGCCAATCCTGGTACCGGAGGTAAGTATTATGGTAATACGTATATCCGTCGCAGTTATAACCGCGGTACGGAATTCATGATAGGCCTTAACTACAATATTTTCTAAAGTGACAGACCGAAATAATATGATGAAGAAAACTGCAAAATATCTTTCGGCCATACTGCTGTTTGCCGGCTTGTGGGCCTGTAAGAAGGATAAAAGTGATTTTGTCTATGTAGAGCAGCCACTGACGCCGATGACAGCATCTACCGTGCGGCTGATGAACTATGGCAGGGCTGCCACAGAATTGACCATCAACGATACCGTGCTTACCAGTCAGACCCCACCCAGCATCGAAGGTTTGTACCTGGATGCCAGGCCTACTATCTATTTCAGCACCGGCAGATTAGGGAAAACCTATACCATCCCGCAACGTTTTATCCGCGCGGATAATACAGCTGATGTAGTTATAGGTTTGATGGCTTATGGAGATAAAAAACCACAGTTTACCAAAGAATTTGTGGTGAAAGAAAATGTAAGCTCGCCCACCGATTATTATAATGTCTGGTATGGAGATCATAAAGCCAATGATATCCTCGGTACGGACAGTCTCTTTGCGATACCACGTTCTATCTCTCCGCCGGCAGATCCGAAGCACTTTAGTATACGTCTGCTGAATTTGAGTTCAGCGCCTGATAAAGCTGGTCTGGAAGGCAATATGACACTGGTTTTCGCGGATGGTACACCCGTAAGTGATATTACCAGTAACGTAGGTAGTGGCAATTATTCTGCTTACACAGAATTGCCTTATGGCACCTATCAGTTTAAAGTAATTACTGCTGATGGAAAAGTACTGCCAGGGGTGCCAGTGAATCCGGATGAGCAACTGAAAACGGTGAATGGTCTTACCGGTACGATGGCCTATGGTCTGAACCCGCCAACAGATAACTGGCTTACCTATGCGCCTTCACAGGCTTATCAGCCGGGTGGTGTTTATACAATCATGGTAAGTGCCAATACTTCCTTTGAATATTATGCACCGGGAAGTAATACCAGCAGTCCGGCTACGCTGAATTCCTTCAGGGTAATCCCTGACGTGAAGGAGCAGCAGAACATTACCTGGGGCCGTATTCAGGGCGTGAATGCCTTTCCTGGCAGCAGTATTAAGGTGAGTGTGGATAACGTGCCTTTGCAGGAAGGTACAGTGGATTTCGGTAATTCATCTGCCTACAAAATATTTATTGCAGGTACCCACAACATACAGGTAAGCGATGCTTCCGGTAAATCACTGGGCACTGCTACTGTCAATATCAGTGGCAGCGATAACTACAGCATATGGTATTATGCGGATGCCAATGGGCAGCCTGTCGTAAAAGCGATTGCCAATAACCTCAGCGGCAGTTTCTATCTCAACGCCAATAAAACCGGTGATGATGGTTCCGCTGATCAGTTTAAGGTTACCATGCCTTTCTGGGTGCGCTTCCTGAATCTTTCTACAGATATACCGGAAGCTACCTTTACTGATGGTGACGGCCAGCTGCTGAACAGTTACCTGACGTTTACCGGCGAGCCTTCCCAGCACCTCAAACAAGGCCAGGTGCTCACTAACCAGCCATATATTCTCTTCCCGCCAACCATGGGTATCAACAAGCTGAAGGTCTATGCCTCCGGTGCCGACATGCTTCCGGGCGACTGGATCAGCAATATCGCGGCATTGAAAGGACAGGACTTCATCGCACGTAAGGCCTTCTATAATGGCTTTAACCTGCCATCCTTTGAAGCAGGCGTGTATACGGTAGCGTTAGTAGGTACTTTGAATCCGAAGAAGCCGGGAGAGATACCAGCAAAAATGATCATCATTAAGCATAATCAATAATTCATTGCAATGAAATTAACATATCAGTTCCTGTGGAGATGTATGGCTGGTGCAGTTTTGGTGCTGGCAGGATGCAGGAAAACAGATTTCCCGGAAGTCAGTTCACCGGCTTATCTGCGGGTATTCAATTGCCTGACTTACAACATCACGATAGATAATAAAGATGCACCGCAGCCTTTCCTGACGATGCTGGTAGATCCAGAGCTGGATGCATCAGGAATACCTGTAGGTGCAGGTATTGTATTTGATTACCTGGATACAC
The Chitinophaga sp. Cy-1792 genome window above contains:
- a CDS encoding DUF4397 domain-containing protein: MMKKTAKYLSAILLFAGLWACKKDKSDFVYVEQPLTPMTASTVRLMNYGRAATELTINDTVLTSQTPPSIEGLYLDARPTIYFSTGRLGKTYTIPQRFIRADNTADVVIGLMAYGDKKPQFTKEFVVKENVSSPTDYYNVWYGDHKANDILGTDSLFAIPRSISPPADPKHFSIRLLNLSSAPDKAGLEGNMTLVFADGTPVSDITSNVGSGNYSAYTELPYGTYQFKVITADGKVLPGVPVNPDEQLKTVNGLTGTMAYGLNPPTDNWLTYAPSQAYQPGGVYTIMVSANTSFEYYAPGSNTSSPATLNSFRVIPDVKEQQNITWGRIQGVNAFPGSSIKVSVDNVPLQEGTVDFGNSSAYKIFIAGTHNIQVSDASGKSLGTATVNISGSDNYSIWYYADANGQPVVKAIANNLSGSFYLNANKTGDDGSADQFKVTMPFWVRFLNLSTDIPEATFTDGDGQLLNSYLTFTGEPSQHLKQGQVLTNQPYILFPPTMGINKLKVYASGADMLPGDWISNIAALKGQDFIARKAFYNGFNLPSFEAGVYTVALVGTLNPKKPGEIPAKMIIIKHNQ